The sequence TAATATTTGGATGATTTCAATTCATTAGCACTGTGCAAATCATTAGACATATAGGTcgctgtgctcctccaatgaacgtcacatcgctttgccaaacattcacttagagttccccaatggtggaacaaactaccttctactaccagatcaggagaatctctcactatctttaataaactcctgaagactgagctcttcaaagagcacttactctcctaacacctctaactaactaccttctactaccagatcaggaggatctctcgctatctttaataaactcctgaagactgagctcttcaaagagctcttactctcctaacacctctaactaactaccttctactaccagatcaggataatctctcactaactttaataaactcctgaagactgagctcttcaaagagcacttactctcctaacacctctaactaactaccttctactaccagatcaggataatctctcactatctttaataaactcctgaagacagaactcttcaaagagcacttactctcctaacacctctaactaactatcttctactaccagatcaggataatctctcactaactttaataaactcctgaagactgagctcttcaaagagcacttactctcctaacacctctaactaactaccttctactaccagatcaggataatctctcactatctttaataaactcctgaagacagaactcttcaaagagcacttactctcctaacacctctaactaactaccttctactaccagatcaggagaatctctcactatctttaataaactcctgaagactgagctcttcaaagagctcttactctcctaacacctctaacacagtaactacttctaacctctttcCCCtgctctactcctctatcccattattccttttgacctcctttaagccctgtctaaagatgtttttacctttaacttctattacttttgtacttcactattgtaagtcgcttttggACAAAATTTATGAATTTAGGTTCATAAATTAGTTATTTGCactcattctcactctctctttctttttttttaattattccgAATACAGAAAGTGACCTGCTGTTCAGCCACCCACACAGTCTTCAAATGGACTTGAAGTCGACATACCTCGATGTTTGTTTGGATGAAATCTTGTCTGTGCTTGCTGTTGCCGTCTGTGGTCTCTCTGCTGTCTGTCTGCTTGTCTTGCCTCACCTTCCGACCCCCATCTAGAGAGCCTGAAGACTCAGCGTGACCTCCGACCTCTGTGTGGGGTCACAAGCATACAGGAGAGTGAAGTAGTAAAAACACTGCAATTCAGCAGACAGTCATATATACTTTAGGAAAAGTTACTTTCTGGAAAAGATGGAGGTCTTGTTGGTGGAAAATAAGAGatataacttaataaaaaaaacaatgactaaTAGCCTAACTTTTAACTTAAAGTTGTTTTTCAGAATTTTTCTCCAAGCACTACTTTAGTTACTTAAACCCATGAACAGAGAATTGAGAAACTGAGAAACAGCATCAGATAAAACCAAGCATCTGGTAAACCTATAAACTTGGGACACAATAATCATTTACAGGGCAATAACTCCCTCTAGTGCACGATTAGCACAAGTGAATCAGGTCCTGAAATAAGACACAAAATAAGCTCAGATTTTAACCTGCTTTTACCTTTATTCTCCCGGCTCAGGGGGCATGATGCAGTGCTTTCATCTGGAACCTGGGTCCCAAACACAGGTACAAACTCCATCTCCTCACTGCAAGCTAAAGACAATATTATTGAGGGTCATGAAGCATCTTTCAGTAGATTTATTCTATATTATATCTACTTAAAATACATGTTTTGAtcgtaataataattattttctaTAATATTATTTTGTGTCTATAACTAACACAGGCTGGTATATGTACATGGACATATAAttgaatttaataatttatttattataataatggaTGGATTAAAATGAATCACGTTAACACGTGTGATTAATCCAGAAACTTTAATGCAAGCTTTAATTTAGGGATGTAAAAACAGTAGCACTTATGCTAAGTTCAGCAGGTACGTAGATTTATGctcaaataaaaaatttaaatgccacttaaaaattaaaaatctctggaatataatcaagaggaagatggatgatcacaaaccatcaaaccaccaaactgaactgcttgaatttttacaccaggagtaaagcagcataaatttatccaaaagcagtgtgtaagactggtggaggagaacatgatgccaagatgcatgaaaaaaaaactgtgattaaaaaccaaccaggtttattccaccaaatattgattatttctgaactcttaaaactttatgaatatgaacttgttttatttgcattatttaaggtctgaaagctctgtttttgttatttcagccatgtgtgtatttttatgtggaatttgggagaaatgttgtctgtagtttatagaataaattaacaatgttcattttactgaaacataaacctataaatagctaaatcagataaactgattcagaatctaaaGTGGTCTTTTTCTCTTAAATTCTGTTCATTATTGGGTCTAAATGTGTGTTACATTTTAGAGTGGCCTTTTACTGTGGCCAACTCAAggtacacctgtgtaataatcactgtgtctaatcagcatcttgatatgccacacctgtgactggtggatggtttatctcagcaaaggagaagtgctcactaacacagatttaCACCCAACTGTGGATTTAAATTTAGAGAAAAGGGCCTTTTGTGTGCATAgcattttatattcatattttcatatttttgtttaatatatatactttaaagcAGTTTTGACTATAATAGGGTGTAATGGTGGCGACATTTATGAGGTCTGTACTTAACACAgaaaaaatgttaattcattTTTAGTGATTATTCTTTTGATATTGCAAAACTGTCAATATGAAAGAAAAAgaggctaaaataaaaaatattaataataatgcattacaaaCTAACATTAATACACATTTAATCAAATTCTGGTAAAGTGTTCTCTAAGCATTACTTACAACTGCTGGACATTAGTGCCAAAAACGACCGTGTGTTTTCTACCTGGTCACTGCACTCTGCCTTCATTTCAGATTTAAGAtcctacaaaaaaaattaaacattaaaaaagcatTACAGGTCAAATCAATAATCAGGGTGAAAGTGCAcatacactttacaataaggctcacAGACAACAGTAGTattataactgtaataaaaacattattcaaTGAATAAGCCTCATCGATAAGTCTCaatgaattattatatatttatttagttaagacattaatattaataatttctacattttaattgtaagtgttgtaaataataatgtattaagtttaaatattataccaatattatacccttaaatatggtgccatatcacccacccctatttatcacatcagtgttctacttttttctgtttttagcaaaagtttatatctgtccagtatcatttattttactttaatcctggatatatggagatatttggagttcattataattatcatgatattctggatcatttacgtctgttacaaatctgataaaatgtattttttattatctcagttaggggtgtgatatatcatatcatatgcaatagtaaaattaaattttcattttgttgcagtagtgtattcttggaatttttgttttaaattgtgttttgtcatatcgctaagaaTATCGTTATCtgtaaaataccatgaaatattgtgatattattttatggccatatcgacCACCCCTACATTGTAGGTACTTTTAATTAAAGAATCCTTATTTCATGGATGGTTAAATGAAATCTAACTAAATGCTTCATCTATAAACATGTGTTTAAACTCAGTATTACCTGCAGTTCTTGCCAgagtttctgatgaagttccctcCCTCGCTTTTTCACCTCTTCTTCATTGCGAATCGCCAGAGCCAGTCTTCTATCCAGTCTTTTCATTTTCTTAATGGCTTTCTGCAACTGGGTATCTTCAGTCTCTTCATCAGACACATCTGTAAAACATACGACTTCATAACATATTTGTAAACATTGATAAATAGCTTATACCAGTTCTTATAACATCATAtaatactattttaattaaataaatgagacTGTATTGACATAACGTGTTAAATATCAAACagataacattgttgttttattctataaactacagacgacatttctctaattcctaataaaaaaattgtaatttaaagaatttatgtagagaaaatgagaaatggctgaaataacaaaaaagatgcagagctttcagacctcaaataatgcaaagaaaacaacaagttcatattcataaagttttaagagttcagaaataatcaatatttggtggaataaccctggttggttttgtcatgcatcttggcatcatgttctcctccaccagtcttacacactgcttttggataactttatgctgctttactcctggtgcagaaatttaagcagttcagtttggtggtttgatggcttgtgatcatccatcttcctcttgattatattccagaggttttcaatttggtaaaatcaaagaaatttattatttttaagcggtttcttatttttttttccacagtataTTTCAAACACTGTACATACAACCCAATTACAACCCCACCAATTAATTCCTGGTTttatctttttattgttttagaaaATACAAATGTCACAAAAAGGGTCAGGGTGATCCACAGTTAATCACTTACCCTGACCGGGGGCTGAGTTTTCTGAAGGGCAGTCTAAATCCTCATCCTTCTCAATTCCACTGTcctataataaaagaaaaaatgttcattacgtgattattattttaaaagaacaAATTTAAGGAGATTAATTCAGGGCTCTCACTGCCTGTGTTGATGGAGTTTCTGTGCTCAGAACCTCCAGAGACCCCGGGCTCTCCACACTCACTCTTCCCAGTTCAGAGAGAGATATGCTGGACACACGGCTGCCCGGTCGAGAGCGCTCACTGGAGGCTGGCCGAGAGATCTCCTCCAGACTGCCCTTAGTGATGTCCATGAAATAATCTctacctaaaataacatcatcaTAAAGCATGAGAttataaacagtaaaacaaataagcTGAGATGCACTATTGCATTAGAGCTGCATTATTACTTAATTATAAGCtttcaaaaatgttgcactatattttcaaataaaactagcacatcatttttagtcatttttacaaaaaagatgttgcactatattttcaaataaaactagcacataatttttttgtcatttttacaaaaaatcttTTAACATGCATTATTAATAACAAGCTTGCAAAgatgttgcactatatttttaactaaaactagcatattatttatgattatttttacTACAATTTTTACAAGGATGCAAACatattgcatatattttgtctaaatATATGAAATGTTACACTGTTGTATAGTAAGGCAGTATAGTCTTTTGGTGTGTATTGAATTATTTAACCTgcttaaatcatgtttatttagctgtaaaactagtttctgcaGGTGATATGTGCACGCGACTaccgtaaaacacggtttagacgcgcacagtaattttcggtgtagatagcgcgaccgagcgttttctaagtgcagatgacGTCACCGCGGGTTTAAACATGTTTTCTCTTCACTTTCATCCGCACTTATTTCCTCTGAGTTCAGAACTGCGGTCTTACCGTGAAAATGTGCTGAATATAATTCAGTAACTCGCGCTGCGCTGCTGTTACTGAAGGTCCGCTCAGATCCCGGGTTCCTGTTTGTAGCGATTTCGGTCTCCAAGGGCAACGGGCTCACAGCCGGGGTTGCCAGACTTTTCCCCAGAAATCCCGAGAAGCGCAACGAGACTACGGCTGCGTCCCAAATCCGCACCATACACTAAAAGGCCCAATCACATTTCTCTTttatacccctaccccttgttctCGATCGTATGGAatacaaaaaatgacaaaagtatgaataaatgaacgcacttaaaaataatagtacatttgtcatgaaaaagtaCACACTTTTATtacgcatttatttatttatgtatttctatatatttatttagtgatTGATGTGTTtctacctttatttatttatttatttatttctacatttatttatttatatatttctgcatttatttaattattcatttatttgaagTTGCAGTTAACCAATCCTGCTTTATCGCAGGTATAGGACCGCCTACcaaattaacatacaaatgcagTAATAGAGAAACGAATATGgtaatacgtaaataaatacatgaagaaatgtgaaaataaataaatgcagaaatatacaataataaatgtaaaaaataaccaataaataaataaatgcagaaatgcagaaacactctaatgcaacaaaatgaaaattacattttattatcgcatactatatgatatggcacacccctaactgagatattacaaTATACAAGaactttatcagatttgtaacagaagccaatgatccagaatgatgtCATTAAactaataatacataatactggacagatataatctgtatctagtagatatataatggaaaattagaacagtgtaaatttgtcttttgctaaaaacagtaaaaaagtagaaccctgatgtgataattaggggtgggtaatatggcaccatatttttagggtataatatcgttcatcatattaaaaaatgttgccgatattattaaGTATGattcgatatggcacacccctactgtccaTCACTGTCATCACAATCTTcactaaaatgacagtaattCTAAGTTCAGGCTGCAGTTTTTATAAAGATAATAAACGCTGCCAGCAGGAAGCGCCATTGGACAAAACACTCCAGACTCCAATACATGATTTATCACTCATTATATATGAATACatcccacacacatttataacgTTTTATACtgcttataaataaaaaatgactacAAAAATACTACGAAATAACGACAGATAAACAGTCGCagttatttattaaatgtatccatatttagaataattctttaataaaatagaataaataaattgaataaaataaatttttctttttgttttacaaaacatccctaaacagtaaaataaacttcATAAAAAGTAATGTCTCATCTGTTAACTATagacatacagtttttttttattgaatccaTATTtagaataaatttaataaaataagataaaacacaATAACTTTTTCACAgcaaaacagcaacaaaaaaataatattaaacaaaaacaatgcCATTAATAAAGTTCTGTGGTTATCCTGTTCAGAcctttttttctaagttttttttctcctcttcccCTTTTTTTGCCTgttagtttattttatatatatctcaTTATCACTTTTCTTAGGGCAATCATGCTAAAGCAGCGGTGATTTAAACAATCAGCTGGttattacaataaaaaagttaaagtCAAAACTCTCACAAGgtggaaatatatataaaaaaaacataatttatgccATAGAggttcaatttaattcaatttcacTGGAATCctgtttttataatatttatattatattgacctttttatttcacaaaccgttcctaaacagtaaaacaaaataaaattagtaaaacTAAGCAATAATTTTGCCTCCATGAATAACAGGTTAGTGCTaccatgccctaatgtctgaatTACTGTTTGTTTTTCCAGTTTAGTGGGAGGGGCTAATCTGGTCTAAAACAGCTTTTATTAAAACAGGTTTGTTAAAGACAGGACTCTTTTTACGCTCTTTATCAGATCTTTTAGTTTTGCTTAATATGTTGGTTTGGCAAAGGACTTGTAAACATACACCCACTGATGATTTTTCTATCTAACTGTTTTGCATAATGGAACTTCTAAAGAACACAGCACTGACCTGCGCTGACCTGCGGGATATGAATGTGGAGTAGGgatgcacgatatatcatttaagcttgcgcaatagtcacatcgcagaatGTGTGAcgtcacctaaggcaattaaatcaaacacatcatgctgtaatgtctgtcatctgctggtgttgatccactgtgttttattatcaagtctaaagtcggtgcagttttgttttcccacaaaatcttacagcacttcatgcttccctctgctactgacaacttttatggagatgcaggtttcattttccagcaggacttggcacactgcccacactgtcaaaaggaTCAATTGGCATTATaaagtattctaattttctaagacaataaaagaaataaacgcttaaaatagatcactttctgtgtaatacatctatataatatatgagtttcacattttgaactgaattactgaaataaataacttttcaattatatgaTATTAACCTTTTTAAAGATCTAgacaaaaaaactctgaaatacgACAATaatgatgagcttctttaattttaccaaattgaaaacctctggaatataatcaagagaaaaatgaatgatcacaagacatcaaaccaaactgaactgcttgaatttttgcaccaggagtaaagcagcataaagttatccaaaagcagtgtgtaagactggtggagaagaacaggatgccaagatgcataagaaaactgtaattaaaaaccaggattattccaccaaatattgatttatgaactcttaaaacttttaaaactttatgaatatgaacttgtttttttttgttttgtttttttttttttttttttttttttgcattgtttgaggtctgaaagctctgcatcttttctcattttctgcaaataaatgttgtaaatgacagtatttttatttggaatttgggagaaatgttgtctgtagtttatagaataaaactgcaatgatcattttactcaaacctcaaacataaacctataaatagcaaaatcagagaaactgattcagaaactgaagtactaTTATATATTTGACATGCTGTTAGTGTCATCTGTCAGTAaaatgctgataaaaaaaaacccactgcaTGTCATTTCCATCTACGTGAGAGGAGTACTGGCTCAGTGATGCTGTGTAACTGTTCTGGTGCCCACTAATTTCAATATATGCAGCTTCACTGGAAAATGAATTTGCATCTGTTTGTAAAGTTACAGAATGAGCTGGAGGAGCAGAAGCAAGGGATTTGCATAGAGGAGCAAGGACTGTCAACACAATGGTGCCAGTGTACAATGTGTTCCTGTGTATTTACTCCTCTTTATCTTTATATCACTGTGTCTACACTTGTacattttatactaaataaaaaaaaagaattacagtaTTTCACTCAATTTATTTCTTTCTGCACTAGTGAATTTAAGCCTGTGCACTATACGCACTTATCAGGCAATGATGATAAGTGATGTGATGAAACTTTGTGTATTGCTCATCTGTAGTCAAATGATGCTAATGCCCCTAATCAATCAATAAACTGTCTGAGCCTTTTTTAACCCtaagaaccctacggacggattttctgtccaaaatcacaccttgtgttctcagtttAATTACTcaagaatcccttcacacataaaaataatccatatatggttagaaagggctgAACTTACTTCCTTAAAAATAGTGATCAAATCCCAGTGCGAAAAACagtgagaaaaacacctaaaaaagtgagaaatgtgaaatgttttaaagtgggaaatgttttagctaacgttagctaggttagctaatgataactattttatttcagtggggaatgttttagctaacgttagctaggttagctaatgttaactactttatttcagtgatgaaggtttaagctaacgttagctaggttagctaatgataactactttatttcagtggggattgttttagctaatgttagctaggttagctaatgttaactactttatttcagtgagaaatgttttagctaacgttagctaggttagctaatgttaactactttatttcagtctgAAATGttgtagctaacgttagctaggttagctaatgttaactactttatttcagtctgAAATGttgtagctaacgttagctaggttagctaatgttaactactttatttcagtgatgaatgttttagctaatgttagctaggttagctaacgttaactattttattttagtggggaatgttttagctaacattagctaggttagttaatgttaactactttatttgaggaatgttttagctaacgttagctaggttagctaatgttaattactttatttcagtgatgaatgttttagctaacattagctaggttagttaatgttaactactttatttgaggaatgttttagctaacgttagctaggttagctaatgttaattactttatttcagtgatgaatgttttagctaacgttagctaggttagctaatgttaactactttatttcagtggggaatgttttagctaacgttagctaggttagctaacgttaactactttatttcagtctgAAATGttgtagctaacgttagctaggttagctaacgttaactactttatttcagtgatgaatgttttagctaatgttagctaggttagctaacgttaactattttattttagtggggaatgttttagctaacattagctaggttagttaatgttaactactttatttgaggaatgttttagctaacgttagctaggttagctaatgttaattactttatttcagtgatgaatgttttagctaacgttagctaggttagctaatgttaactactttatttcagtggggaatgttttagctaacgttagctaggttagctaatgttaattactttatttcagtgatgaatgttttagctaatgttagctaggttagctaatgttaactactttatttcagtggggaatgttttagctaacgttagctaggttagctaatgttaattactttatttcagtgatgaatgttttagctaatgttagctaggttagctaatgttaactactttattttagtggggaatattttagctaacgttagctaagagACACCATGTCTCTCGGTACatatttaaatgatattttaaaccaaat is a genomic window of Astyanax mexicanus isolate ESR-SI-001 chromosome 14, AstMex3_surface, whole genome shotgun sequence containing:
- the fsip1 gene encoding fibrous sheath-interacting protein 1 isoform X3 gives rise to the protein MDITKGSLEEISRPASSERSRPGSRVSSISLSELGRVSVESPGSLEVLSTETPSTQADSGIEKDEDLDCPSENSAPGQDVSDEETEDTQLQKAIKKMKRLDRRLALAIRNEEEVKKRGRELHQKLWQELQDLKSEMKAECSDQVENTRSFLALMSSSSCSEEMEFVPVFGTQVPDESTASCPLSRENKEVGGHAESSGSLDGGRKVRQDKQTDSRETTDGNSKHRQDFIQTNIELAGDAVRMTQREKERLQELLKDIEEEEEAYDDPLANPELAGDVGSGVLTQKEKDRLNQLLSDLEEEEEEDYDDPLASPEADFSLWTVPTTSGEGYTPQPAELDQLLHIDARLQLLLPVEDFFCVRSPYTDRSLTQVLPEEQLQRLLEECQTAVSRCSRLSTEDSCPAPYCALEGPEVSLLASMPCLSSSALSELMQEICEGEHEETRD
- the fsip1 gene encoding fibrous sheath-interacting protein 1 isoform X2; its protein translation is MDITKGSLEEISRPASSERSRPGSRVSSISLSELGRVSVESPGSLEVLSTETPSTQADSGIEKDEDLDCPSENSAPGQDVSDEETEDTQLQKAIKKMKRLDRRLALAIRNEEEVKKRGRELHQKLWQELQDLKSEMKAECSDQVENTRSFLALMSSSSCSEEMEFVPVFGTQVPDESTASCPLSRENKEVGGHAESSGSLDGGRKVRQDKQTDSRETTDGNSKHRQDFIQTNIELAGDAVRMTQREKERLQELLKDIEEEEEAYDDPLANPELAGDVGSGVLTQKEKDRLNQLLSDLEEEEEEDYDDPLASPEADFSLWTVPTTSGEGYTPQPAELDQLLHIDARLQLLLPVEDFFCVRSPYTDRSLTQCGLQGSDGERGEERRPPGERVLRDMRESRGQEERLREIQQQLQLLGLGQQSSVYRLTAVLFGLEMIQPAVCKSMGRISACQTFGKNVAETDMLSKLV